The Leptospira stimsonii nucleotide sequence GAATTCTTCTAATATCTTTACTCTCGATTTAAGGAACTTGTAAAAGCGAGTTTATAGATAAAGTAAATCGGATACAAAAGAAGATATAGATTCGGTATCCACCAAGAAAGATCAAAGTCGGAACGAAACCCCCAGAAAGCGACTGCCTGCAATCCGGAAGCGCTCGTTAAAACCAAAGAGATCAATGCGATTCTTTCCCATTCTACACGTTTGCGCTTTCGAAGGTAAAGACTATAAAACCCGGTGAATGAAACGAAAAGATCCAGCGGTAGAAAAGACCAATTCCAATCCATAAGTATCGGATTGTGATAGTCCTTAAAGAGATACGATTCCGGAATCCAATGAAAACCCGTAATTAACCAATAAAGAATAAAGCCGATATCCGTAAAAAGAAAAAGTCCCGGGAGTAAGTTGTTCATTGCTATTTTGATTCGACTTGTCAAAAAATAGTTTCATTATTTGATTTTCTGGAATACATTTTGACGCAATAGGAGTATCCAAATGACAAAGAAAATGTTGATGATCGCACTTCTGATTGGTCTGACCATCGGGGCCGGTCTTATGTATGCGGGCAACGTTCAATCCGGTTGTACTTTCAACGGGAAGAAGCTTTACGGAAAAATTCAAATCGTAACAAGCTTTCCCGATGTTAAAGTACAAGAAGTCACTTCTTTTCCCGATCTAAAAGTGCAAAAGGTAACCTCGTTTCCTGATTCTTGCGGAAAATGGGAAATCGTAAATTCGTTCCCTGATACAAAAGTCCAGATCGTGACCAGCTTTCCCGATATAAAAATTCAATACGTAACGAGTTTTCCGGGAGAAAATTAAAACATACGTTTTCAGAAATCGGATTTCGATTTGCGGAGACTCGATTCTCCGTAAATCGATTTTCACAGGATTCTTTTCTTCACTTCCTAAAATTCTTTTCACCTCTCGATCAT carries:
- a CDS encoding DUF5360 family protein, with the translated sequence MNNLLPGLFLFTDIGFILYWLITGFHWIPESYLFKDYHNPILMDWNWSFLPLDLFVSFTGFYSLYLRKRKRVEWERIALISLVLTSASGLQAVAFWGFRSDFDLSWWIPNLYLLLYPIYFIYKLAFTSSLNRE